In Flavobacterium praedii, the DNA window ATACACACCTACTTACCCGAACTCACGCAAAAATGGACAGATACCGTTACAATTCATCATTTATTAACTCATATGCATGGTATTGTAGCACTTGATAAACCAACAGCGTTCAAAGTTGGATCACAATTTAATTATTCCTATTCCAACACAGGTTATGATTTGTTATCAAAAATCACAGAACGAACTTCAGGAAAATCCTTTGCTATGCAATCAAAAGAATTATTTCAAAAATGTGGAATGAAAAATACTTTTCATCCCGATGATAAAGAATATAAAAACTTGGTAAAAGGATATTCTGAACAAGAAAACGGAGAGCTATTTTTTGAAGAAAATAGTTTCAGAAATGCACCAGCGGCTGGTTCTTTTGTATCAAACGCAACCGATTTGAATATTTGGAATCAGAACTTACAAGCTGGCAAACTTTTAAAACCAGCTGCTTTTAAAATAATGACTTCAAAACAAGAAGGTGCAATTAGACAACATCCATTGTCTGGAATTACCCATTATGGATATGGCATAACTATAGATACTAAAGATAAAATGACACAATTGGGTCAAACCGGTTTTGCACCAGGATTTGTATCTATGAATTTTTATTTCCCTGAAACAAAAACAAGTCTGATCATTTTAGAAAATATTGTTTATGAACCAAACGATTTAAAAAAAACATTCTTTTATCACAGTGAAATTTTAAAAATTGTAAGACAGAAATTAAAAGAAACCAATGCTAATTCGGCAAATACTGATAATTCAAAAAAAATAAAATGAAAAAAATAGCCATCCTTTTAAACATATTTTTATTAGTTAACATTTCTGTT includes these proteins:
- a CDS encoding serine hydrolase domain-containing protein, with the translated sequence MNNKFNTKYFIFFIILFVSCLSFGQNKNSFEKKIDSLIESKTTKPFNGIILISQNGKVKYSKIVGYSDLEKKTPLQINNQFVIGSISKQITAVLVLQEYEKGHLKLNEPIHTYLPELTQKWTDTVTIHHLLTHMHGIVALDKPTAFKVGSQFNYSYSNTGYDLLSKITERTSGKSFAMQSKELFQKCGMKNTFHPDDKEYKNLVKGYSEQENGELFFEENSFRNAPAAGSFVSNATDLNIWNQNLQAGKLLKPAAFKIMTSKQEGAIRQHPLSGITHYGYGITIDTKDKMTQLGQTGFAPGFVSMNFYFPETKTSLIILENIVYEPNDLKKTFFYHSEILKIVRQKLKETNANSANTDNSKKIK